Below is a window of Cheilinus undulatus linkage group 8, ASM1832078v1, whole genome shotgun sequence DNA.
gaaTCCATACGGTAATCCGGaccactcccaaaatctaatcagctccTCCTTATGCCacttctgccatttcctgaaaatgtcatcaaaatccatccacaactttttgagatatgttgctaacaaactaacaaacccaaccgctcacatgacctccttggcggaggtaaaaatggtttcattcacCAAGACAACACACCAGCTTACActgtgctttcttttttttaagatttaattttgggCATTTATaagatggaggaggacagtggatagagtcggaaacaggtcaagagtgggggagagacatgcggtaaagggcctcaggccagattcgaacccgggccgcctgcgtacatgggagcgcctttaaccacaaggccacctgctcccctattttttttattacactgttgccactttataccaatttgaccaatttttaatcctttttcatcactattaAACATCAATGTTGctaattttagcacatttttgccacttaaaacccattttataccctttccaccattttatctgcctgtttttgtcacttctaaaccaattctggCCATTTTCTGCAActgttgcctcattattgccactattaaccacttttgacacccctttttgcccattttaaccacagttaacctatttttgccagttcatatcaatttttcatcccagtccacctaatttccctcaatttttttgcactttaaagccgtttcagccactttttaatccacttttctTGCCAGTCTaatccattttggccacttttaacccatttatgttctttaaaaatccaatttcaacacattttccaccattttttgccattattcactGACTTAAGCAAcatcttttacccattttaaatatatatttaacaaaagttattccATTTTAAGCTTAACTTcccaatggaccatgattttgcaggcccccagtttggctggatcccCAAAACCTTCCTgtttatcccctcttatgggcagccttgtctccacatgactattctaggaTGATCATGGCCtcgttcaaccaccttcaggtacagtggaggtccccggtctctggcacctttattttgggggtcccaggctgaaaaggttgagaactcctGTCCTAAGATCACATTTGTGCTCAAAGGAACACATTTACATTCTGTGTCAGTTGATGCAGAGGAGGAGGATATTGAAGGAGACATACACCgaaaaatgtttacattcaaTAAAACTGTATCAGAGCATTAGTCTTGCTTTTTAACGGCCATACCTCACATATTTTCATTGTTCTTTTTATTACCAGTAGAGGTGATTTGTCTCTCCTCAACATTTTCACTCTGATGGTTTCAACATGCAATCAAGAACCCAGATTAACCAGTGGGTGCTGCTGTAGAGGCATTTTTCTGCCTCTGAATGCTGTTGTCATGTCTGTACAAGAACAGATCATGTAAATGACACCGTGATGTTTGAGTCAAATACTCTGCAAGCTAAATTTCCTACAGCTCAGTATCAAACTACATACACTGATATTCCTGCATTCCTGCTTAACTGTAGTCTTTTGATTTCCTACCTTCACTTAACCTGTAAAGCAACTCTGTTCTCACAGCTTACTTGAATAGCAGGCATATTGCATCTATTACTTTCAGTGCTAACAAAATCCACTTGATGACAGCACTAGACCCAGAATGAACAGGCATGGCAGAATATTAAACTGCAAAGAAGCTCCCGGAGAAGCTCTGAGATTCTTTTGTAGACAGTATCTGCCACTATTCCCTTTCTGAGCCATGTTAGCATGCTTAGCTTTCAATCATATCACCTCCCTTTCAGAAACTATGGCTCAGTGAAATAGTGGATATTGAATCTAAGATGATTTCAGGGTGCTGTGAAACTGGGCCTACTTGGAGCATTAAAAAAGTTGCATTTGGATGTGTTAGTAATAAAGGAAATCTTGAAAGAAAGAATGACAGAGATACCCAAATGTCAATCAAAGCAAGctaaaaagccacaaaaagtCCTGAATGGAAAAACAACAGGTGCAAAGGAAAggctttttgttgttgcttttggcCCAGATGAATTGTTGTGTGGGTGTCTCCTCTGCTATTGGTTGAATAGATTTCAAACTGTAAGATACTTACTTATGTTTAAACAATGACATGTATGTTAAAAAGCCCTTGTGGTTTTGaagaaagtaaaaacattttatttatagctCTATTTTAAAACccacaaaaactttaaaacagctTAATAACAAGAAAATTATAAAAGCAATCCTAAAAAGACAATAGATAAAACACTGGAAGCTGGTGTAATATCACAAGCAAGCCTTAAAACTGAGCTCAAACAAACTGGATCTGAGTTtagtacagtggttctcaactggtctgccATCAGGACTCACCCACTACCCTTTAAGAGAAACCACAACCCCAACTTTTAAGATATCCAACCACTGATGAAATATTTTGCAGTTTGGACTCAAAATGGAACACAACATACTCGAACAAAGagacaaatgttaaaaaagtacatcattacagaagaacATACATGCATCTTATGTACTCCATTTTCCCAAGACAGTTTTGAAAGATGGAATTGTTTGAAGaaattcagtgttttctctGGAAGATCACTTTATATcacaagaaaaggagataattAGTTATTACTTCTCATTGTCACTTAGATTCGTCATCCAATTTAAGGTCCCacttgaaaaccactggttgAGTGCATTTAAATTTGCTACATTTATTCATCAAGaagatctttaaaaatgaaaatgcaaaatgaaaaagaaataaagacattCTTGCACATGCATAAAATTGTCaatatcaaataaaacaaaaaaacaggcatgCATGAATGGCACTTAATGAACAACAAACTTGCACTCATGTTTGATAAAATCGTGGCCTAAAAGCTTGTGTGTACGTTTCGtcacatatttttcaaattgttttgcCTCAACTTCaaaatttatttgaaagttAGTCTCTGCAGTCGACATAAACTTAGCGCCCAAAGagaggaaatttgtgtttggtaggttatttctttgttgtaacaatgcttcttggcaataaatcttatactgttggaaagcctgtttatttccctttaaatggtgccacatttgttaGGAACacgcatttgtgggatgagcagcagagctgagtataaACGTAAAAtttgccaaacagcttattctgccattgactcctGTTTGGTTTCATCAAGTAggttggatgattgaagtctgaagataCAAGATATATTGGCCATTTTACAATTTATCAAGAAGAGAAATGAACAAACTTTACAACTGTATAAGATTTACTGCCAGGAAGCATTGATAGAACAAAGAAAGAATCTAACAAAcccaaatttccttactttctgTGCTACGTTGTTACCCCATTAAATCCTTCACATTGGAATACaacgcctcctcctcctccttttgtGGGCTGCAATCATCCTTCTCCTCTCCCATCATCCCCTCCTCTACTTCAATTCCCTCCAACATTTCATCTTGCTCAGCGCTGTCATTACCCTGACTCTCCTCTGTTTTGTCTCTCTTAATTTCGGCATACTCTGTCTCTGTTGACTCTTGAAAACGCCCTGCCCTTGCAGGGCTCCTCCTTGCCATCAGAGAGAAGTCAAGGTCTGAATATTCCACATCTCTTGGTTCAACATCAGCACCAGAGGCTGATTGCAAAGCAGCTTGAGCAGCTTGAGCTCCTCCGTTTGCTTCATCTTGGCTGTGAGTCTCATGGTTTCCCATTGCTGGACCAACATCCATCTgtcaaacacaacaaagacactacagtttgtttttgtaacaaGGGTTAATGGCTATTTCTATAGTATTCATCTTTATGATTTAAACCAACCAAATGCTGAGACTTTAATAACAGAAATCCTGTTTCTTAATTGGCTTAAGTCTGAAAATCACAAAACTGCTGTTAATTCATCAAACTGACCAAGCCTGATTTTATCCTGGTTTTTTGTAAAGATTGTCTTTGTTTGATATGTTGAgcagttttcataaattccaaCTGAAATACAGAGCGATGGAGCCAGTGTTTCCCGCAGGAATTTAGGAGACTATGGTGGGGGGACTCGAACAATCTATGGAGGTCTGGGGACATGTTCCCTGAAGATAAATGTGGATGTTTTGAAGTCAAATTGGTTGTACCAGCAAGGAAGTTGGGCTagacagtgtaacagatgggtccAGTTTCTCTGTAgaatttagtgtgttttttggtcaaaatgggccacaaaacaatgttgactCAAACATATGCACTACTGAACACTTTtgtagcattttattttttacccacaaagcctctgtgttgttgtcactgttttgcttctgcagacatttcctgaaacgaccCTGTGTTTACAAgatactttttcaaaacgagacagaaatatattgttttcatctctgtgtgatCAAGGCCcaagagtgttaagacacaaagattggatttcactttacaggaagtTTAAGAATAAAAAGTAACAGTTACCTTGTTTAGGATTGAAATGGGTTGAGTAGTCATCATCTCCAGATTCTCTTGTTCCACATTTCCAGACctgttgtcttttttcctgCAAAGAAAATTCAGACACACAATAATTTATTAGTaaacaattcaaaataaaagacaccataaagagggtttttttttctacaaggACACAATTAAGAATTTTTGATTATTCATGAACTTTGCATTGACACAGTTGGTCCCATGGTGGGTCATATGGCCACTAGGAGGGCACACAGCTATGACAGTGGGCTCAGTATGATAAGCCACATACTGTCCAACCAATATTTTCTCTGTGTACATTTATGAAAGGGTCATATGTTGATGAGTGTGAGGATGAGTGGGTGGCAGgctgaaatattttcatcagCTAAAGAGAGGCCAGGCAGAAGAattttgggaaccactgcattttcatctttaatgtAAGTGGTCTAtcacaaaagatttttttaatcgtAATCCTTCCTACTAAGAAGAAAATGACCTATTATATTGTTTAAGATATAACAGATATAAACTGTATTTCGTCTCTAGGCTCGCAGCACAGAAGACAATTTCCAAATCCTAAAAACATGAGACAACAGATATAAGGAGaaaacaatttttcatcttGTAATCTTCTGAGCAtgcacactagacgactcagccagactgagaccactgagaccacacacctgctgacctgccaaCGATCTTGCCTGATTACttgactttaaaagaaaatcaaacatggatgtctattggctttaaccttgcaaagcagatggatacgcccatttccttgtttttcactggcgaattcatcttgttaagctcccatctaaaccgtttgggcccggttagaaagtgacaggaccaatcagtgacgaggggtatttcaggcgcagcagagttgtgatgtaaacaagcagcagtaaGAGCTGGTGCacttatggtggaagagcttagcgtggatgctgctaaagcgccagttctatcagaacttgacaacatttctttgttaaaagaagaacaaagaacagcagtgagttgttttcttttcaaaaacgacaaaagtcgagtactaacatgtctatagtcaccatgttttgtgttattccacagtagctgcgcacgtgcagctcgatTGCAGGTacatcacgttttgttgctctgattggcctgtagagatgtgacagacaaaacgttcatccagtcacactccgagtttttttcaaatcctctgccttttctcaaacgtttcctattgaagctttcccagatggatgtgtgaaacacatccatctggcgtgtcaggttatatgGTCTTGCTGTCCCTACACAATaagctgtcctggcatgcgtaGCAGCAAAAATCAGGACAGCagaatcaggatgaaatcctggctggaatgaaggtACACTTTTGTTTAGCTTGTGCGGTGAAAATGCATAAGAGCCGGTTGGTGATGCTAACCAGTCagctcactctcattggttgttgtggggaTTCTGTCTGAGGCATTTTGACctcaaataaaacatgtttcatatttatgattcaggATTTATGACACAATTTGGAACAGTAAAATTATCATGTTGACATacttgaggattattcagacaaatattCATTTGTGGCAAGCCCCCactcgggatacgcccccaaGATCATCAGGGGAGGAAAATCTGGCCTCAAACTGGTCTTAAAATCTTGTAGTGTTTGGCCAGCCTAAGTGATGCTTCACAGAATCACCAGCCTGGGTTTAAACTCCACTGAAGCTGACACaatactgatttattttctgtccTGCCTCATCATCCCAAACCTATGTAAAGACTCaatttagtgtttcagtgtaaGTGGTTTCAGAGTGATTTGTGGGATTTTCTTGGGTTTAACACAAACAGATGTTAtaataaaaggggaaaagaggacagaatgttcacTCTGACggccaaaataaaacagcaaccACAACAAACTATCAGATACAAAAACCCTCCAGatatattttggaaaatagAAAAGAATTCACTGTTTTAGTATGTAAAATGAATAGAATACAAAAACACAGGTGTGGTACTTTCTGACGGACAGAGGTGTATGGATGATAAAAAGAAGCCCAGATTTGCCAGGAAAATTAATTTGAAAGTTTACCTGCAGTACTTTTGGACCAAACAGCAGATGGTTGCTGAAAGAATGACACCAATCAAAAACCCAGTGATGACTTGTAGCCatttaacagttttcaaaactgTCTCGAGTGGATCTGCAATGAAAGGGAAcagtttctttaaaataaacagttcAAAAGCTGTGATACCTACTACTTTGAAttcatatacatatatatttatattcatatttattttgaaatacagaaaataacATGAATAGCTGATCTTCTGTGGAAAGATTGGTTGTCAGCACTTACACTCTGGTTTTAGCACATCTTTGGTCACATTGTGTACATTGACTGTCAggttcttttttacattttcaatgtCATTGCTGCTGATGCACTCTAAAGTGGTGTAGTTCTGATCTTCTAGAGTCACAGTAATGCTGACGTTGACTGTGTTGTTGGACTGGCTAGTTGTGAGACAGTACTTGGGGTGGTTCTTCACCAGCGGCCATCTGATGGTTGGTAAAGGAAACCCCTCACTGATGCACACACAGGTCAGCTTCTTTGACTGAAGCACACACGTTGAGCTGTTAAAGATCCTTGGTGAAACTGCAACACATGAGAAATATCTCAACATCCTAGCAAGCAGAGTaaggtgataaaaacacaagttttctcGAAAGGAAACTACTTACAAGCCAGAATCACTTCAGTCTCTGCTGTCAGATTAGAGATCTGATGTGATGCTGTGCAGATGTATTTTCCATAATGTTCTGCTGACATGCTGGTGATGGAGAGGTTTGCAGTTCCAGTGCCACGCTTCAGGATTTTATTTGAGCCCTCTTTGGTCCATGTGATAACAGATGGAGGGAAACTGTCAACACTGCAGGTCAGATTTAGGTCACCACCCTCTTGAACAGCTCTCTTTCCAGTGATGACGAGGGTCTTGACATCTAAGGGCGACACAAACAGTTATTAGATTTAGAGGGCAATTACTTTATCACATAGGGCCAGGATGGCTTTTTCACTTTAAtatatgaaataatcatttaaaactgtatttttatttctgtccaTATTAAACCCTCTGGAGTCTATGGACGTGTTGGTGCATCCAAATCTTGTGACCTATTTAAGATGACATAGAAGAAAGATGCAGCTTCAAAAAGTCTCTGTTTCAAACTATATACCAGTTTTCAAATGACGCTGATAGGCCAAGGAAAACCAGACTTATGTTAAATAATTTACGCCATGCAATGttaaatataactttttttcattcattatttaaaatgtaactttttttttgcattctaAGTTATAAAAGTGGttcatcaaacatgtttgtgttttttttacatttaaaaaaatccaactttttcCTAATcggatttaatttttttgtgatttttggtcAAAGGTGTTAATACAGtatttcaaaatggaaaaaatgactGTAAAATCGCACATGTGGGGATGTACTTAAAGCTAATACCAAACAATGCAAGGTAAACAGTTTTTAAGGTGAATATAAAGGGAAACATCAAAAGTACTTAAAAAATTATACCCTTGACCCCAGAGggttaaatttgtttgatgatctgaaacatttaactgtgaaaaatataaaagaaaaaaatcaggaaggagAAGGGCgttttttacagcactgtataTGAAGTCAGTCAGAGGAAGCAGCATAATTCAAAACTTCAACAAGTTTATCTCTCTGCCTCTAAGGTGGTGTCCTGGACTTTTCTGAGTTTGGTGGCCCTGGCCTGATTCTGCACAATCTCCCACCTGAGAGGAGGGGGTAAACCCCCATGATGTCTCTTTAAATGTCTTTTGTTGTATTGTGCAGAATCTTCACTGTTAGATTATGGATGGTGGAAGAGACTCCCCCAACATGTCTAATTCTAAATTTGACAGGTGAAGCAGAGAAATTACAGAGATGAAGCCCAGTTCAATCAGTTTAAACAACCATAACTGCTTACTGCAAACATTCTGGATGAATAATGATAGAAATGTATCATCCTAGGGATATTAAAGAATCCTAAACAAAAGCACCAATCTGATCAAACACCATcagcagagaagaggaaaaacactGCTGAAAAGGATGAAACAGATGAGataataaactaaaagtaaCAATAGATCTGCTGTTGGGACTGGATGCTCTGTCACTCTTATTTTAAAAGGGATTATTTCAAACACAGAGGAAAGAGGCtctctttttactcatttaaaaatgtaaggacCAGCTACTTTAAAGTGCTATAAGATGCTTAAAAGCAGGACCTCATATTCAGATGatttacagcaggggttctcaaccttttcagcctgcgacccccaaaacaaaggtgccagagaccggggaacccccactgtacctaaaggtggttgaacagccatgccaattaagaatagtcatgtgcagacagtgctgcccataaggggggttaaaggggaaggtttctgggacccagccaaactgtgGCCCCATGGAAGTCAGATAAATCATGgcccattgtgaagttaagctgtgaaaaccatattttatatttgacctaaataataaccactctaatcaaagaaacaaatctaGTAAtgtgtgtagtaaatagccttcttaaaatgaaaataactttagtaaaaacatattcaaaatgggtaaaaactgcTTAAATTAGTTAGTAATGGCAAAacagtggtggaaaaggtgttaaaattgTATTGTTAAAGAACacaaattggctaaaagtggcaaaaactagataaaagtggcaaaaaataaccagaaattgattaaattgacaaaaacatgcaaaaaaaaaaagtggtaaaagtggattaaaaagtggcttaaatggctTCAAAGTGCaattaggtggactgggatgaaacattgatataaactggcaaaaatgggataactggggttaaaataggcaaaaaagggtgtaaaaagtggttaatagtggcaatattGAGGCAAcaattggcagaaagtggcaagaattggatcagaagtgacaaaatcaggcagaaaaaagtggtggaaagggtataAGATTAACACAattgggttttaagtggcaataatgtgctaaaattggcaacatTGGTgttaaaaggtgattaaaagatgttaaaatttgttacatttggtttaaagtggcaacagtgttattttaaaggcatctggtgaccccctctcagtgtttcgcgacccccaatggggtcccgaccccaaggttgagaaccactgatttagatgaCTGCTAAACAGAGCTAGATGATGATAATATAGATTCTTCAGAGTAAAAATAACTGATCAGTATAAATATTGTTACTCACAGGCCACACTCAGAGTCTCTGTCTTCTCTGTTGTGATGTTGTTTTTGAAGATGACTTTACAGGTTACATCAGTGCCATGATGCTCTGCAGAGGGTGTAAAACTCAAAGTTGAGTTGTATCTCTTTGTGACAGCAGTCACAGTCTCAGTGAAAGCAGTGATGTTTCCTGTGATGTGGGAGTTCTTCTCTCCTCGTCCAATCCTCCAGGTGATCTCAGGAGCAGATCCAGAGCAGAGACCAGGAGCGGTGCAGATCAGTGTGGACTGCTGTCCCTCTGTCAGAGGAGGAACCATCACTGAGGGCTTCTGGGTCAGAGCTGATGGAGAAGAGACCCAACATTTACTTTGATTCAGGATAAAATAATATAATCTGAGATTTTGATGAGCTTATGAGTTGAATTAACAACAGGAAATGCTGGAATTCAGATATGATGCTTACAGAGATCAATACATgctaaaacattttggtctcactTAAGAATTTAACATAATGATGTACAGTATGTGTAGGtgaactgtttttgtgtgtcataCCTTTGACAGACACGGCGGTTTTTTTagtaaacatccatccatctttttttcCACCAGTCATGGTCCCCTCAGCTCTAAACTGATAATATCCAGAGTCTGACTCAGTCAGGTGGTTGATGATGATGCTGCAGTCCTTCTTGGTCACATCAGGCTCCAACAGTGACACTCTACCTTTGAACCCAGACTTAACTTTTATTCCAGGCACAGTATTATTGAATATCACGTCTGAGACACCACATTTTGTTGTAGCTGGTTCACATTTATACCAAACAATATGTTTGGCCGTAAAGGTAGAACTGGTATTAAAAGAACACGGTATCACAACACAGAGTCCAGCCTCTGCTGTCACGGTTTCTTTACTCAGATTGATACAGAAGTCAGTCGTTTGGCATGTCCATTGCCTCTCTAATGCACCtgtaaaaacagagagaaatgcagaaataaaaacacagggtTTGATAAATCTTGGTTAGTTATAAGGTTGGATGCTGCTCCTGGTAGTGCATCagtaaaactttgttttaaacAGCTGTAGTCAGCAGCTCTCAGCAAATGTCACAACATCTCAGCAGCTATCCTATCATTTTATCCaaaatgtgtttcatttaaACCAGTTAATCATAAAAGTTTAACCATTAAACACAAGAGTTACTATGtataatgacatttaaaatttttgtttggcatgttaaaaaagaacacatgatctacatttttgtcattcCAAGTATTTGTCTGTCGTATCCTAATTAATATAATGGTCAACATGTCTTTCATAAACATACAGACCTGTATTTGCATTGATGCCTCTCACAGAGAAAAGCACAGTCGCCAAGATGAGAGCAAACATCCTGAGAGACTGAGTCTCTCCCTCCACAGGAAGAACTTTTCTTCTCAGCAGTACAAACTTTGAAGACAAAAATATCCTTCAGTTACTAAAACTCACCCAGAAACTCCATCAAAGGTGAATTCCAGATTTAAgtacagttttaaaaacagcCCAGGCAGTCGTATTTTCTGGTCAAACTTCTTCAAGCTACAAATGCTGCACACattttcttagaatttttttcatctgtactAGAAGCTTTGGATTTAACAGCTCGCAAGATtctcaaaataaatattaacaaaCCTCAACATACCAGATATTCCCACATTGTGTATCACAAACACTGTACGACTGTTtattattacataaaaatgataataaaaaggGTGAATTCTGTTTTACCTCTCTTCTTATTCTCCTCTGAGTCTACAGTGATCTCTGCTGAGAG
It encodes the following:
- the LOC121513932 gene encoding sialic acid-binding Ig-like lectin 10 — translated: MFALILATVLFSVRGINANTGALERQWTCQTTDFCINLSKETVTAEAGLCVVIPCSFNTSSTFTAKHIVWYKCEPATTKCGVSDVIFNNTVPGIKVKSGFKGRVSLLEPDVTKKDCSIIINHLTESDSGYYQFRAEGTMTGGKKDGWMFTKKTAVSVKALTQKPSVMVPPLTEGQQSTLICTAPGLCSGSAPEITWRIGRGEKNSHITGNITAFTETVTAVTKRYNSTLSFTPSAEHHGTDVTCKVIFKNNITTEKTETLSVAYVKTLVITGKRAVQEGGDLNLTCSVDSFPPSVITWTKEGSNKILKRGTGTANLSITSMSAEHYGKYICTASHQISNLTAETEVILAFSPRIFNSSTCVLQSKKLTCVCISEGFPLPTIRWPLVKNHPKYCLTTSQSNNTVNVSITVTLEDQNYTTLECISSNDIENVKKNLTVNVHNVTKDVLKPEYPLETVLKTVKWLQVITGFLIGVILSATICCLVQKYCRKKDNRSGNVEQENLEMMTTQPISILNKMDVGPAMGNHETHSQDEANGGAQAAQAALQSASGADVEPRDVEYSDLDFSLMARRSPARAGRFQESTETEYAEIKRDKTEESQGNDSAEQDEMLEGIEVEEGMMGEEKDDCSPQKEEEEALYSNVKDLMG